In Helianthus annuus cultivar XRQ/B chromosome 9, HanXRQr2.0-SUNRISE, whole genome shotgun sequence, the following are encoded in one genomic region:
- the LOC118479322 gene encoding uncharacterized protein LOC118479322, whose amino-acid sequence MRGDHPLVLIHDEINKYTTTSLHDPMKRIKLLCNACSKPIAKIPFYKSSKEDDFVLHDWCTRLPKTLRSHSAHPEHPLWRSRLEYTGSAVKCRICGLPCNGFYYRCVVCDYRIDVNCAFMPKEITHEAQADHLLTRIESSRSGVSKKECRACRVSIGESETYFKCNACDFYLDCQCALQLPKTIMHKFDKHPLQLSYAPIEDHKSQYFCEVCEEELDPGKWFYHCAECAQSVHSACAPLILQSEQGVNSFYLEGVYKFINIKFGHVEKRHFHQHPVSLAPGTENDGLCHECGSKLQSEMIWKCLHCNFACHCYHELTSLLDPFLGQRLIYILGENKRVIKQHRPQTSLEFYPSEMMRPETRHWKVDDDIQ is encoded by the coding sequence ATGCGTGGTGATCATCCGTTAGTCCTTATACATgacgaaataaataaatatacaaccACCTCTCTCCACGATCCAATGAAGAGGATTAAGTTATTATGCAACGCTTGTTCAAAACCAATTGCAAAAATACCATTTTATAAAAGCTCCAAAGAGGATGACTTTGTTCTCCACGATTGGTGCACCCGGCTACCCAAGACGCTAAGAAGCCATTCGGCTCACCCAGAACATCCACTTTGGCGTAGTCGATTAGAATATACAGGTTCTGCAGTCAAATGTAGGATTTGTGGATTGCCTTGCAATGGGTTTTATTATCGTTGCGTAGTGTGTGATTACAGGATTGATGTTAATTGCGCATTTATGCCTAAAGAAATTACACATGAAGCACAAGCGGATCACTTGCTTACAAGAATAGAATCAAGCCGTAGCGGTGTATCTAAGAAGGAATGTCGTGCATGTCGTGTAAGTATAGGTGAAAGTGAGACTTATTTTAAATGTAATGCCTGTGATTTCTATTTGGACTGCCAGTGTGCTTTGCAATTGCCTAAAACAATTATGCATAAGTTTGACAAGCACCCCCTGCAACTGAGCTATGCACCGATTGAGGACCACAAAAGTCAATACTTCTGTGAAGTTTGTGAGGAGGAGCTTGATCCTGGAAAGTGGTTCTATCATTGTGCAGAGTGTGCACAATCCGTTCACTCGGCATGTGCTCCATTAATACTTCAGTCTGAACAAGGTGTTAATTCTTTCTATTTAGAAGGTGTTTATAAGTTCATTAACATCAAGTTTGGGCATGTTGAAAAACGACATTTTCACCAACATCCTGTGTCACTTGCTCCGGGCACTGAGAATGATGGTTTATGCCATGAGTGCGGAAGCAAATTGCAATCCGAGATGATCTGGAAGTGCTTACATTGTAACTTTGCTTGCCATTGTTACCATGAGCTTACATCATTACTCGACCCCTTTTTGGGCCAAAGATTAATTTATATACTTGGGGAAAACAAGCGTGTGATAAAGCAACATAGACCTCAAACAAGCTTAGAATTTTATCCAAGTGAAATGATGAGACCAG